A region from the Triticum urartu cultivar G1812 chromosome 1, Tu2.1, whole genome shotgun sequence genome encodes:
- the LOC125532717 gene encoding uncharacterized protein LOC125532717 translates to MAAWLPIAARRISGDLLLVLQTNIPDYEVWERGALELPCFENATSITLELEGLGLTMPPSGIFARLTNLQLGCIRLRGPSMLGEAVSSPRCPALQKLTLSGTSGLGNLTIHSESLLEMTLTRVHGLQQLNVTAPTLKQLEVLSCFTKGRMILILPVANISAPQLESLMWWDDSDPKFTQLGKMENLQCLSTFPFTIYEETDHVRELQNSYCTRLLRRFELIHSLRFQLVNDLEDIITNQQYLMEDITGLPDITFMFLDITGNGHSFVPSSFHLLRMCTGLRKLSLTFCGTTIRPEVSDLKIVMSVENEKNYWA, encoded by the exons ATGGCGGCCTGGCTTCCCATCGCCGCACGCCGCATCTCGGGCGATTTACTCCTCGTATTGCAGACCAACATACCAGACTACGAGGTCTGGGAAAGAGGCGCCCTTGAGCTGCCATGCTTCGAGAACGCCACCTCGATCACCCTCGAACTAGAGGGTCTTGGCCTCACGATGCCGCCTTCCGGCATATTCGCCCGGCTCACCAATCTCCAGCTAGGTTGCATCCGGCTACGTGGTCCGAGCATGCTCGGCGAGGCTGTCTCCTCGCCGCGCTGCCCGGCGTTACAGAAACTGACTCTCAGTGGTACCTCGGGTCTGGGCAACTTGACCATCCACTCGGAATCTCTCTTGGAAATGACACTGACGCGCGTGCACGGCTTGCAGCAGCTCAATGTCACAGCGCCGACACTCAAACAGTTAGAAGTGCTGTCCTGCTTTACTAAAGGTAGGATGATTTTGATCCTACCGGTTGCAAACATCTCCGCCCCTCAGCTGGAATCCCTCATGTGGTGGGATGATTCTGATCCAAAGTTCACCCAGCTCGGCAAGATGGAAAATCTACAGTGCCTGAGCACCTTCCCTTTTACTATATATGAAGAAACTGACCATGTACGCGAGTTACAGAATAGCTACTGTACAAGGCTTTTGCGGCGCTTTGAGCTCATCCACAGTCTCAGATTCCAACTTGTGAATGATCTG GAGGACATTATTACTAACCAACAGTACCTGATGGAAGACATTACCGGGCTCCcagacattacattcatgttcctGGATATAACGGGAAACGGGCATTCCTTTGTACCCAGTTCATTCCATCTTCTCAGGATGTGTACTGGTTTGAGAAAGTTGTCTCTTACATTTTGTGGCACAACTATACGCCCGGAG GTTTCAGATTTAAAGATTGTTATGTCTGTTGAAAATGAGAAAAACTATTGGGCATGA